From Bacteroidales bacterium, one genomic window encodes:
- a CDS encoding glycoside hydrolase family 55 protein gives MKRVFILLFSFIVFPVFSQFEIQWKLIDSHYLSEGVVVSTYTDAGHPGIDKTGVGNSYAGIQALLTKLGELGGGVLFFSEGHYKVDGKLLILKGVTLRGDWKEPSEGSAITGTISMAYAWAFDPFYASIGRYHPYGKVCPGVVYTIVA, from the coding sequence ATGAAACGTGTGTTTATATTGCTTTTCTCTTTTATTGTATTTCCTGTTTTTTCGCAATTCGAAATACAGTGGAAATTGATTGATTCGCACTACTTGTCCGAAGGCGTGGTCGTTTCGACTTATACTGACGCCGGTCACCCGGGTATTGATAAAACAGGCGTCGGAAATTCTTATGCAGGTATTCAGGCTCTGTTGACCAAATTGGGAGAGTTGGGCGGCGGTGTATTATTTTTTTCGGAAGGACACTATAAAGTCGACGGAAAGTTACTGATCCTTAAGGGTGTTACTTTGCGTGGCGACTGGAAAGAACCATCGGAAGGAAGCGCAATTACAGGAACCATATCGATGGCTTACGCCTGGGCGTTTGATCCTTTCTACGCCTCTATCGGGAGATATCATCCGTACGGGAAAGTTTGCCCCGGGGTTGTATATACTATTGTTGCGTAA